From the genome of Vespa crabro chromosome 24, iyVesCrab1.2, whole genome shotgun sequence, one region includes:
- the LOC124432199 gene encoding uncharacterized protein LOC124432199: protein MSIGIDFSNDLMSMRTSIKMIYKKLSEKQSYCAVQEGENKIIGIIVASINFMGDHVRTETRIRANQGDAIFNIMSLRSCVFSKARPYEVLQIDKYFRIHLLFVHANHRKKGIATALINCCIERARTLLMPACIGGFSSIISQNMARKLGFNLLAEVQYKDFKVYNDDTKSFEYPFEDSNDPNKSLACMALSIALPINHL from the exons ATGAGTATAGGTATCGATTTTTCGAACGATCTGATGTCAATGAGAACCtctattaaaatgatatacaaAAAATTGTCGGAGAAGCAAAGTTATTGCGCCGTTCAAGAAGGCGAAAATAAGATCATAGGTATTATCGTAGCGTCGATTAATTTTATGGGAGATCACGTACGAACGGAAACACGTATAAGa gCTAATCAAGGAGATGCAATCTTTAATATAATGAGTCTTAGGAGTTGCGTTTTTTCGAAAGCACGTCCTTATGAGGTATtacaaattgataaatattttcgtatacatttattatttgtacatGCGAATCATCGGAAAAAAGGTATTGCAACCGCTTTGATTAATTGTTGCATCGAACGAGCAAGAACTCTTTTAATGCCTGCTTGCATAGGGGGATTTAGTTCCATTATTAGTCAAAATATgg cACGTAAATTGGGATTTAATTTACTCGCCGAAGTACAGTACAAAGATTTTAAGGTATACAACGACGATACGAAATCTTTCGAATATCCATTCGAGGATTCTAATGATCCAAATAAATCATTGGCTTGTATGGCTCTATCGATCGCGTTACcaataaatcatttatga
- the LOC124432196 gene encoding SPRY domain-containing SOCS box protein 3-like isoform X1: MDLDNDLKETDHDINKFHLDWTWDPKYKPTMSELSENNLEVTFHPDYSIGTAVVRGNMPLKKGNHYYWEIKMLTYIYGTDVMIGVGTDKIDLTNITKTFCSLLGRDRESWGYSYKGFLQHAGEKHNYTACFLKNSIIGVHLDTWNGTLQFFTNRKPLGIAFTGLKDVVLYPMVSSTAAHTRIKLIYSCSMPISLQAACLSVLPSIQRQYISSTYPALRYLTESAFADILQKNLETDTDEEIIEFLSEYTTTNLV, translated from the exons aTGGATCTAGATAATGATTTAAAAGAGACAGATCATGATATTAATAAGTTTC ATCTTGATTGGACATGGGATCCCAAATATAAACCAACAATGTCTGAATTATcagaaaataatttagaagTAACATTTCATCCAGATTATAGTATTGGTACTGCTGTGGTAAGAGGTAATATGCcattgaaaaaaggaaatcattattattgggaaataaaaatgcttacatatatatatggcaCAGATGTA atgattGGTGTAGGCACTGATAAAATAGatctaacaaatataacaaaaacattTTGTTCTCTACTTGGACGAGATCGTGAATCTTGGGGATATTCTTATAAAGGATTTTTACAACATGCTGGtgaaaaacataattatacaGCATGTTTTTTAAAGAATAGTATAATAGGTGTACATCTTGATACTTGGAATGGTACATTGCAATTTTTCACAAATCGTAAACCATTAG GTATAGCATTTACCGGATTAAAAGATGTTGTCCTTTATCCTATGGTCAGTTCAACAGCTGCACATActagaattaaattaatatattcctGTTCAATGCCTATATCTTTACAAGCGGCATGTTTATCTGTATTACCATCAATACAAAgacaatatatttcttctactTATCCTGCATTAAGATATTTAACTGAAAGTGCATTTGCAGATATTTTGCAAAAGAATTTAG agACTGATACCGATGaagaaattattgaatttttatctgAATATACTACGACTAATCTGGTATAa
- the LOC124432196 gene encoding SPRY domain-containing SOCS box protein 3-like isoform X2: MILISFVSYNWTIKNLDWTWDPKYKPTMSELSENNLEVTFHPDYSIGTAVVRGNMPLKKGNHYYWEIKMLTYIYGTDVMIGVGTDKIDLTNITKTFCSLLGRDRESWGYSYKGFLQHAGEKHNYTACFLKNSIIGVHLDTWNGTLQFFTNRKPLGIAFTGLKDVVLYPMVSSTAAHTRIKLIYSCSMPISLQAACLSVLPSIQRQYISSTYPALRYLTESAFADILQKNLETDTDEEIIEFLSEYTTTNLV; the protein is encoded by the exons ATGATATTAATAAGTTTCGTAAGTTACAATTGGACaattaaaa ATCTTGATTGGACATGGGATCCCAAATATAAACCAACAATGTCTGAATTATcagaaaataatttagaagTAACATTTCATCCAGATTATAGTATTGGTACTGCTGTGGTAAGAGGTAATATGCcattgaaaaaaggaaatcattattattgggaaataaaaatgcttacatatatatatggcaCAGATGTA atgattGGTGTAGGCACTGATAAAATAGatctaacaaatataacaaaaacattTTGTTCTCTACTTGGACGAGATCGTGAATCTTGGGGATATTCTTATAAAGGATTTTTACAACATGCTGGtgaaaaacataattatacaGCATGTTTTTTAAAGAATAGTATAATAGGTGTACATCTTGATACTTGGAATGGTACATTGCAATTTTTCACAAATCGTAAACCATTAG GTATAGCATTTACCGGATTAAAAGATGTTGTCCTTTATCCTATGGTCAGTTCAACAGCTGCACATActagaattaaattaatatattcctGTTCAATGCCTATATCTTTACAAGCGGCATGTTTATCTGTATTACCATCAATACAAAgacaatatatttcttctactTATCCTGCATTAAGATATTTAACTGAAAGTGCATTTGCAGATATTTTGCAAAAGAATTTAG agACTGATACCGATGaagaaattattgaatttttatctgAATATACTACGACTAATCTGGTATAa
- the LOC124432194 gene encoding N-glycosylase/DNA lyase isoform X1 yields MRICSSLCLGFLTNKMIECSSKELNLGATLQGGQSFSDYSFRWLPHETGYRGVFNSSVWTLTQNETSIRYTIEGSLSDNQNYDEILREYFRLDISLLDHCKKWIEVDKNFEKSYEKVDGIRILNQDILENLFSSICTSNNNIQRISGMVEKLCTLFGKKICSIDGNDYFDFPTLELLQGQNVESILRKEGFGYRAAYIANTAKKVQELGGRKWLMSLHKCNNASYFEAKEQLLTLPGVGPKVADCICLMSLGHLEAIPIDTHIFQVVRANYLPHLGKQKTVTPKIHEEISTHLRELWGPLAGWAQAILFCAKIADNAKNTLNKKRSNTRNKIEPEKKIQRLK; encoded by the exons ATGCGAATTTGTTCCTCGTTATGTTTGGGATTTCTAACCAACAAGATGATCGAATGCTCAtcgaaagaattaaatttagGTGCAACGTTGCAAGGTGGCCAAAGTTTCag TGACTACTCTTTTAGATGGTTGCCACATGAAACTGGATATCGAGGTGTTTTTAATAGTTCCGTTTGGACATTAACTCAAAATGAAACCAGTATAAGATATACAATTGAAGGATCATTATCTGATAATCAAAATTATGATGAAATTTTAAGAGAATATTTCAGATtggatatatcattattagatCATTGTAAAAAATGGATCGaagtagataaaaattttgaaaagtcGTACGAAAAGGTAGACGGgattagaatattaaatcaGGACATATTAGAAAATCTATTCTCCTCTATCTGTACTTCTAACAACAATATACAGAG GATATCCGGAATGGTTGAAAAATTATGTACGCTATTTGGTAAGAAAATATGTTCCATTGATGGTAatgattattttgattttccaACGTTGGAATTATTACAAGGACAAAACGTAGAGTCTATATTGAGAAAGGAAGGATTTGGATATCGTGCTGCGTATATAGCAAATACTGCAAAAAAAGTGCAGGAACTTGGGGGAAGAAAATGGCTTATGAGTCttcataaatgtaataatgcCTCTTATTTTGAGGCTAAAGAACAATTACTTACACTTCCCGGAGTTGGTCCAAAAGTAGCCGATTGTATTTGTTTAATGTCTTTGGGACATTTAGAAGCCATACCAatagatacacatatatttcaaGTTGTACGAGCAAATTATTTACCGCATTTAGGAAAACAGAAAACAGTAACTCCAAAAATTCATGAAGAAATTAGTACGCATTTACGTGAATTATGGGGTCCTTTGGCTGGTTGGGCTCaagctattttattttgtgctAAAATTGCTGATAACGCAAAGAatactttaaataaaaaacgaagtaATACGAGGAATAAAATAGAaccagaaaagaaaattcaaagattaaaataa
- the LOC124432194 gene encoding N-glycosylase/DNA lyase isoform X2, translating to MRICSSLCLGFLTNKMIECSSKELNLGATLQGGQSFRWLPHETGYRGVFNSSVWTLTQNETSIRYTIEGSLSDNQNYDEILREYFRLDISLLDHCKKWIEVDKNFEKSYEKVDGIRILNQDILENLFSSICTSNNNIQRISGMVEKLCTLFGKKICSIDGNDYFDFPTLELLQGQNVESILRKEGFGYRAAYIANTAKKVQELGGRKWLMSLHKCNNASYFEAKEQLLTLPGVGPKVADCICLMSLGHLEAIPIDTHIFQVVRANYLPHLGKQKTVTPKIHEEISTHLRELWGPLAGWAQAILFCAKIADNAKNTLNKKRSNTRNKIEPEKKIQRLK from the exons ATGCGAATTTGTTCCTCGTTATGTTTGGGATTTCTAACCAACAAGATGATCGAATGCTCAtcgaaagaattaaatttagGTGCAACGTTGCAAGGTGGCCAAAGTTTCag ATGGTTGCCACATGAAACTGGATATCGAGGTGTTTTTAATAGTTCCGTTTGGACATTAACTCAAAATGAAACCAGTATAAGATATACAATTGAAGGATCATTATCTGATAATCAAAATTATGATGAAATTTTAAGAGAATATTTCAGATtggatatatcattattagatCATTGTAAAAAATGGATCGaagtagataaaaattttgaaaagtcGTACGAAAAGGTAGACGGgattagaatattaaatcaGGACATATTAGAAAATCTATTCTCCTCTATCTGTACTTCTAACAACAATATACAGAG GATATCCGGAATGGTTGAAAAATTATGTACGCTATTTGGTAAGAAAATATGTTCCATTGATGGTAatgattattttgattttccaACGTTGGAATTATTACAAGGACAAAACGTAGAGTCTATATTGAGAAAGGAAGGATTTGGATATCGTGCTGCGTATATAGCAAATACTGCAAAAAAAGTGCAGGAACTTGGGGGAAGAAAATGGCTTATGAGTCttcataaatgtaataatgcCTCTTATTTTGAGGCTAAAGAACAATTACTTACACTTCCCGGAGTTGGTCCAAAAGTAGCCGATTGTATTTGTTTAATGTCTTTGGGACATTTAGAAGCCATACCAatagatacacatatatttcaaGTTGTACGAGCAAATTATTTACCGCATTTAGGAAAACAGAAAACAGTAACTCCAAAAATTCATGAAGAAATTAGTACGCATTTACGTGAATTATGGGGTCCTTTGGCTGGTTGGGCTCaagctattttattttgtgctAAAATTGCTGATAACGCAAAGAatactttaaataaaaaacgaagtaATACGAGGAATAAAATAGAaccagaaaagaaaattcaaagattaaaataa
- the LOC124432195 gene encoding uncharacterized protein LOC124432195, whose translation MPLALGLILLLPLVGAFRQGSDILATSNGTAGFAEVFSDRAFVVTRIQSDGKVERAIRWPGICAKETIVNWGDIDVTLRQVWEQNTGRKLQLIYEGGSLTDCIDEELERGDEGFCLSNIHSDDYDDEAEAAVVDEVYEYNDLESSTSIISRDFSWLSSTSELRHRCNRLRTKTRNQVIAQHRRREYRKNVNDTILGERRERRSRSRRRRELLLIPGTQWCGRGHRATKYTNLGGFGVADACCRRHDTACPFFIPAFETRYGLFNWGISTMMHCACDERFRTCLKMADTSSANFIGKIFFDVLQTKCFVLKPQKICTKRSWWGKCQHHEYRKQAYIRDNVPY comes from the exons ATGCCGCTGGCATTGGGCTTGATCCTGCTGCTACCGCTTGTCGGAGCTTTTCGGCAAGGAAGCGACATCTTGGCCACGTCAAACGGCACGGCCGGCTTTGCTGAGGTTTTCTCTGATCGAGCCTTTGTAGTTACAAGGATTCAGTCAGACGGAAAAGTCGAGAGAGCGATCCGTTGGCCTGGAATTTGCGCTAAGGAGACCATCGTCAATTGGGG AGACATCGACGTGACGTTAAGACAGGTCTGGGAGCAGAACACCGGGAGAAAGTTGCAACTGATATACGAGGGTGGCAGTTTGACCGACTGCATCGACGAGGAACTAGAAAGAGGGGACGAGGGGTTTTGCCTGTCGAATATACACTCCGATGACTACGATGACGAAGCAGAGGCGGCGGTCGTTGACGAGGTATACGAGTACAACGATCTCGAAAGTAGTACGTCGATCATCTCCCGAGACTTTTCTTGGTTATCATCGACCTCCGAGCTACGTCATCGGTGCAATCGTTTGAGAACAAAAACGCGAAATCAAGTCATAGCTCAGCATCGACGAag GGAATATCGAAAGAACGTCAACGACACAATACTTggtgaaagaagagagagacgcAGTAGGAGTCGAAGACGTAGAGAACTCCTTTTGATACCAGGAACTCAATGGTGCGGACGTGGTCATCGTGCCACCAAATATACTAATTTAGGTGGATTCGGTGTCGCCGATGCCTGTTGCCGAAGGCACGACACCGCTTGTCCATTCTTCATACCAGCGTTCGAGACACGTTACGGCCTTTTCAATTGGGGTATTTCCACTATGATGCACTGCGCTTGCGACGAACG ATTCCGAACGTGTTTAAAAATGGCGGACACCTCGTCGGCAAACTTTATCGGTAAGATATTTTTCGACGTATTACAAACGAAATGTTTCGTTCTTAAGCCTCAAAAGATTTGTACGAAACGATCATGGTGGGGCAAGTGTCAGCATCACGAGTATCGCAAACAGGCGTATATTCGTGACAACGTTCCTTATTGA